In Spirosoma aureum, a single genomic region encodes these proteins:
- the umuD gene encoding translesion error-prone DNA polymerase V autoproteolytic subunit produces the protein MRDQIDHLKPGSIVKAGVSTRYLIPFFSSMVQGGFASPAENYIERRLDLNDLCISHPEATYFVRVTGDSMSGDRIEPGDVLVVDSSRSPSEGKIVVVFYDGGHSVKRIRYVGNMVMLESSNPNYTPIYIHAGEAFSVMGVVTHNIQALR, from the coding sequence ATGAGAGACCAGATTGACCACCTTAAACCTGGCAGTATTGTCAAGGCAGGGGTATCAACCAGATACCTGATTCCTTTCTTTTCTTCAATGGTGCAGGGCGGCTTTGCCTCGCCGGCTGAGAACTATATTGAGCGCCGACTGGACCTCAATGACCTCTGTATTTCACACCCTGAGGCCACGTATTTTGTGCGCGTCACGGGCGACAGCATGAGCGGAGATCGCATTGAACCCGGTGATGTACTTGTCGTCGATAGCTCCCGAAGCCCATCAGAGGGCAAGATTGTTGTCGTTTTCTATGACGGAGGCCACAGCGTCAAGCGCATCCGTTACGTGGGTAATATGGTCATGCTCGAATCCTCCAACCCCAACTACACCCCTATCTATATCCATGCTGGTGAAGCCTTCTCGGTCATGGGCGTCGTCACTCATAACATCCAGGCCCTTCGGTAA
- a CDS encoding Y-family DNA polymerase: MFALVDANAMYVSCERSFNPALIGKPVIVLSNRDGCVVARSDEAKILGIKMGQPFFETQELREQHDIAVFSSNYTLYGDMSSRLMSLLNQFVEDVEVYSIDEAFLQVDGYQGLYPTFQGLGESIRKTVSQWLRIPVCVGFGATKTLAKLANRIAKKRPELGGICVIDSVETANEILSSFKVEDLWGIGYRYARMLKKHGIETAAQLRNANDDWVQQVMTINGLRLVHELRGMPCRMLEVNAPPKKTICAAPSFGKMIPDFRQIQDALTNHLCRAGEKLRRQDSLCGSITVFIHTNRFRKTPGRPDLPSKQYSNSRSVDLPHPTSSTPELLRYAMEVLKSIYAPGYQYQKVGLILSDLVHGDYRQKGVFSEGPDERLIKLAKVIDRINHRHGQDKLRLASQLYNPEWPMKQSYLSKRYTTNWKEILQVK, from the coding sequence ATGTTTGCACTCGTCGACGCCAACGCCATGTACGTCTCCTGTGAGCGAAGTTTTAACCCGGCGCTCATTGGTAAGCCTGTTATTGTACTCTCGAACCGTGATGGTTGCGTTGTCGCCCGTTCGGATGAGGCCAAAATATTAGGGATAAAAATGGGCCAACCTTTCTTTGAAACCCAGGAGCTGCGGGAGCAGCACGACATCGCCGTGTTTAGCTCGAACTATACGCTGTATGGGGACATGAGTTCCCGACTGATGAGTCTTTTGAATCAGTTCGTGGAGGACGTGGAAGTATATTCGATTGACGAGGCCTTTCTGCAGGTGGATGGCTACCAGGGGTTATACCCGACATTTCAGGGCCTGGGGGAATCGATTCGAAAGACAGTCAGTCAATGGCTTCGGATTCCAGTGTGCGTGGGCTTCGGTGCTACGAAAACGCTGGCTAAACTGGCTAACAGGATCGCGAAGAAACGCCCCGAACTCGGTGGTATCTGCGTAATTGATAGCGTAGAAACGGCTAATGAAATCCTCTCCAGCTTCAAGGTTGAGGATTTGTGGGGCATTGGGTACCGGTATGCCCGAATGCTTAAGAAACACGGCATTGAAACAGCTGCCCAGCTACGAAACGCGAACGATGATTGGGTGCAGCAGGTGATGACTATTAACGGCTTACGACTTGTGCATGAGCTCAGGGGTATGCCCTGTCGAATGTTGGAGGTCAATGCACCGCCAAAAAAGACCATTTGTGCCGCTCCTTCGTTCGGCAAGATGATTCCTGATTTTCGCCAAATTCAAGACGCGTTAACCAATCATCTCTGTAGAGCGGGCGAGAAGCTTCGACGACAGGACTCGCTGTGTGGTTCCATTACGGTCTTTATTCACACGAACCGCTTTCGCAAAACACCAGGCCGCCCGGATCTGCCCAGTAAGCAGTATTCCAATTCCCGATCGGTTGATTTGCCCCATCCGACCAGTAGCACACCCGAACTACTCCGGTACGCCATGGAGGTGCTCAAATCCATTTATGCACCGGGCTACCAGTATCAGAAAGTAGGCTTGATTTTATCTGATCTTGTGCATGGCGATTATCGGCAGAAAGGGGTATTCTCGGAAGGGCCGGACGAGCGGTTGATCAAGCTGGCTAAAGTGATTGACCGGATTAATCACCGGCACGGCCAGGACAAATTGAGGCTGGCCAGTCAGCTTTACAATCCGGAATGGCCTATGAAACAGTCCTACCTGTCGAAACGCTACACGACCAACTGGAAAGAAATCTTACAAGTGAAATAG
- a CDS encoding recombinase family protein: protein MKIGYARVSTQDQNLSMQLDALKAQGCEKIFQEKASGAKGDRPELTKLLEHVREGDTVVIWKLDRLGRSLAHLVEMVNVLERNSIGLISLNDPVDTTTAQGRLVFRIFASLAEFERELIKERTQAGLQSARRRGQLLGRPTGLSKEAENKSRIAESLYKEGKLPVKEIARQLGISKSTLYSYLRHRGLMQTN, encoded by the coding sequence ATGAAAATCGGCTACGCCCGCGTGTCCACCCAGGACCAGAATTTATCCATGCAGCTCGATGCTCTCAAAGCACAGGGCTGTGAAAAGATTTTTCAGGAAAAAGCCTCGGGAGCCAAAGGCGACCGGCCTGAACTGACGAAACTACTCGAGCACGTGCGCGAAGGCGATACGGTAGTAATCTGGAAACTCGATCGGCTCGGCCGATCCCTAGCTCACCTGGTAGAGATGGTTAACGTACTGGAGAGAAACAGTATTGGACTCATTAGTCTAAACGATCCCGTCGATACCACGACAGCACAGGGTCGACTCGTGTTCCGAATCTTTGCCAGTCTGGCGGAGTTTGAGCGGGAGTTGATTAAAGAGCGTACCCAGGCAGGTTTGCAATCCGCTCGACGGCGTGGCCAACTGCTCGGTCGGCCGACCGGATTATCAAAAGAAGCGGAGAATAAATCACGAATTGCTGAAAGCCTCTATAAAGAAGGGAAGTTACCTGTGAAAGAGATAGCCAGGCAGCTGGGCATATCAAAGTCTACGCTGTACAGTTATCTGCGACATCGTGGTCTAATGCAAACCAATTAA